The following proteins are co-located in the Polystyrenella longa genome:
- a CDS encoding Rne/Rng family ribonuclease — protein sequence MKSEMLINVLQPEESRIAILEDGVLEELYIERNSQENIVGNIYKGKVVNIEPSIQAAFVDFGIGRNGFLHVSDVEFQYYKHLVDSDSPAPSKPPGRGRTRKGGTRNAPRNGNDRGMRNKPPIQDVFKRGSEVLVQVIKEGIGTKGPTLSTYISIPGRYLVLMPGLQRVGVSRKIADDDIRRRLRTSLLELDPPEGLGFIIRTAGIDRNQSDLKSDMHYLLRLWKVIVGRIKQMQGPVDIYEESDMIIRTIRDIYTEEIDAIWIDEPSAYERACEFMKIVMPKYVNRIKLYEGRSPIFSEYKIEEEISHINDRVVPLRGGGSLVIDQTEALVAIDVNSGTFRVDDDAEETAYQVNLRAAREISRQIRLRDLGGVIVNDFIDMREDRHRRGVERALRESVERDRARTKVLRISPFGLIEMTRQRIRPSVKRTAYENCPCCHGSGLVKTAELMAVDVMRILLTTASANDSISTIEVEIHERVANYLNNSKRRQIMGLEEEFDLTVSIRASSDVGPEHVILKCLDDIGSEIKNLAHVTSKTAV from the coding sequence ATGAAATCGGAAATGCTGATTAACGTGCTTCAGCCCGAAGAGAGTCGAATTGCGATTCTCGAGGATGGAGTACTGGAAGAACTTTACATCGAGCGAAACTCGCAAGAGAACATCGTCGGTAACATCTACAAGGGTAAGGTGGTCAACATCGAACCCTCCATTCAGGCCGCCTTCGTCGATTTTGGAATCGGTCGAAATGGCTTTCTGCATGTGAGCGATGTCGAGTTTCAGTATTACAAACATCTCGTCGATTCGGATTCGCCTGCACCCAGTAAGCCCCCGGGCCGAGGTCGGACACGAAAAGGAGGAACGCGCAACGCTCCTCGAAATGGCAACGACCGCGGCATGCGGAATAAGCCTCCCATCCAGGATGTTTTTAAACGGGGCAGCGAAGTTCTGGTACAGGTGATCAAAGAAGGTATCGGAACCAAAGGCCCGACTCTCTCCACCTACATCAGTATTCCTGGACGGTACCTGGTCCTGATGCCTGGTCTGCAACGCGTCGGTGTCAGCCGTAAAATCGCTGATGATGATATCCGTCGCCGTTTACGCACCAGTCTGCTGGAACTCGATCCTCCCGAAGGTCTTGGTTTCATCATCCGTACGGCGGGAATCGATCGAAATCAAAGCGATCTGAAATCGGACATGCACTATCTGCTCCGTTTGTGGAAAGTGATTGTTGGTCGCATTAAGCAAATGCAGGGGCCAGTGGATATCTACGAAGAGAGCGACATGATTATTCGCACGATTCGAGATATCTACACCGAAGAGATCGACGCTATCTGGATTGATGAACCCTCTGCTTACGAGCGGGCCTGCGAGTTCATGAAGATCGTGATGCCGAAGTACGTCAATCGAATCAAACTGTATGAAGGTCGTTCGCCGATCTTCTCTGAATACAAAATTGAAGAAGAGATCTCGCACATCAATGATCGAGTCGTTCCCTTGCGGGGCGGGGGGTCACTGGTCATTGATCAGACCGAAGCCCTCGTGGCGATCGATGTTAATAGTGGAACCTTCCGCGTTGATGACGATGCAGAAGAGACTGCTTACCAAGTCAACCTGCGGGCAGCCAGAGAGATTTCCCGTCAGATTCGGCTTCGAGACCTGGGTGGCGTGATCGTGAACGATTTCATCGATATGCGGGAAGACCGCCATCGTCGGGGTGTCGAGCGAGCCCTCCGGGAATCAGTTGAGCGAGACCGGGCGAGAACAAAAGTTCTGCGTATCAGTCCTTTCGGTCTGATCGAGATGACTCGTCAACGTATTCGCCCCTCTGTAAAACGAACCGCCTATGAAAATTGTCCTTGTTGCCATGGTTCGGGTCTGGTTAAGACTGCGGAGCTGATGGCAGTAGACGTCATGCGAATTCTGCTAACGACGGCCAGTGCCAACGATTCGATCTCCACAATTGAGGTCGAAATCCATGAGCGGGTGGCGAACTATCTGAACAACAGTAAACGTCGTCAGATCATGGGTCTGGAAGAAGAATTCGACCTGACTGTCAGTATTCGAGCCAGTTCCGATGTTGGTCCTGAACATGTGATCCTTAAATGTTTGGATGATATCGGGAGCGAAATCAAAAATTTAGCTCACGTGACCTCGAAAACTGCCGTCTGA
- the rplU gene encoding 50S ribosomal protein L21: protein MFAIIEDGSRQIKVSKGSLVKIDYRADANAGDKLTFDSVLLANGGGASSIGAPLISGATVMAEVVDAEVKGEKLEIQKFRRRKNSRTHTGHRQKYTSVKIAEISVPGLEEKSE from the coding sequence ATGTTCGCAATTATTGAAGATGGAAGCCGTCAGATTAAGGTTTCCAAAGGTTCCTTGGTCAAAATTGACTACCGCGCTGATGCCAATGCGGGAGATAAACTGACGTTTGATTCTGTTCTGCTCGCAAATGGCGGGGGAGCCAGTTCAATTGGTGCTCCTCTAATTAGCGGAGCAACTGTCATGGCTGAAGTGGTCGATGCCGAAGTTAAAGGCGAGAAACTGGAGATCCAGAAGTTCCGCCGTCGTAAAAACTCTCGTACTCACACTGGCCACCGTCAAAAATACACGTCAGTCAAAATCGCTGAGATCAGCGTGCCAGGTCTGGAAGAAAAATCAGAGTAA